CGTAGTTTCGAAAATGTCATGACCGCGGAGGAACAGGTACGCATTAGTTTTGCTGAAACCTGCAGCAGTCAAGGCTTGGTCAAACAATAAGTAACTTTCCTTATTCATCGGGATTATGGCTCTATGGGCAGCAGCCGAAATTTCTAGGACAGCCTCTTTAAATGCCGAGTAATCCGTAGAGTTTGCTATTGATAAAGTCACATCAATATTCTTAAGCCGATTTAGGGCTTCGTACAAATCTTCTCTCAGCTTAAGGCCGACAGGTGGAACATATCTTAAAGAAAAAGAGATGAGTTTTATGACTTCAAAAGTGTCAGCACTGACCTCGCCCAATAGCTCAGAGGGTTTGACGCTTAAGTCATTCAAGCGACGCGCAGAAACAGCTTCGAATATGCGATCTGCATAGGCAGGATAAAGGAAGGCATTCTCGATAGAATGAATGTTTGTATAGTAAATGTGGTGATGGTCTTGTACGGATCTGTCGAAAATCGATATGAGGAAACCCTCATCGCTATCCAAGCAATAAATATTGTTTTTCCCTAAAACTATCTCGCCTCTTTCCCTCAAAGCCATCAATCTTTTGCAGCCGGTAGCGACTCTGGCGTCTGCAGAAATGTGATCATCTGCAATCTTCAGATCAAAGCGATAGTTGTCATTGTCCAGCAAAATCGGGCTCCAAAACCGCTTATCGGCTCTGGATTCGACCCATACGACAACCGTCTCTCGGTCGGTTCCGTCCGAATTGAAAAATTTTAGCTTTTCAATATCCCCAGACTCTATGATGAAACCAAACTCCAATGCCGTGGTCATCGCATATCTTCCGTGTTAAAACTTCGCCATGTTAACTATTTGCTCGTGCTCTGTGTTCATTATCAAAAATGGAGAATGCGTAGCAACGATAAATTGAGCGCTTGGAGCAAGCTCTTTCAACGCGGGAAGGATCTTTTTTTGCCATTCGGCGTGAAGTGAAGCCTCAGGCTCATCCAAGAAAAATATAGAGTTATCTCTGTAGAGATATACAGTCAGGAAGAGCGCTAGTAAGGCCTTTTCACCTTTGGAGCAATAGTACCACTCCACAATACTTCCATCAGAAAGTTGCATGCAAATCTTGTTGCTTTTCCATATTAACTCACGCTTCGTAGTCTTGAAGAAGGTATTTAGCGTTGTGAATACTTCGGTCTGTGAGAAAAGTGGCTCGCTTTCCACAGCCAGTGCGTCAGGATCAAGGCGGGCGCGAACAAAGTCCAATGCGTCTTCT
This genomic window from Pseudomonas sp. G.S.17 contains:
- a CDS encoding DUF4435 domain-containing protein, with protein sequence MTTALEFGFIIESGDIEKLKFFNSDGTDRETVVVWVESRADKRFWSPILLDNDNYRFDLKIADDHISADARVATGCKRLMALRERGEIVLGKNNIYCLDSDEGFLISIFDRSVQDHHHIYYTNIHSIENAFLYPAYADRIFEAVSARRLNDLSVKPSELLGEVSADTFEVIKLISFSLRYVPPVGLKLREDLYEALNRLKNIDVTLSIANSTDYSAFKEAVLEISAAAHRAIIPMNKESYLLFDQALTAAGFSKTNAYLFLRGHDIFETTVCIFNRLSKTMKAQEIAKVKELYANPKSSINAIHNEWDDYGSSLRVGFCASNFEIPFFSQTCKALTQNYR